CAGGCGGCCCTGCTCGGTGTTGCGCTTGACGATCTCGTCAAGGCCGGGCTCGTAGATGTGGACCTTGCCGTTGCGGAGGTTCTCCACGACTTTGGGGTTGATATCCACGCAGCAGACGTCGTTACCCATCTCGGCGAAACATGCGGCGCTCACGAGGCCGACATAACCAGTTCCAACTATGCACAGGTTCATAATCCGCGCATCTCCATTCTTTTAGGTTAAGGCCCATCGATTGGGGCAGCATCCGATACGAGCGTCGGGGAAGTTTGTCAACACAGAGCTTTGATCTGGCAGGCACAATAAATATAGGCTACATTTCCGGCAGATTATAAGGAGCGCACATATGCCAATATTGGCCGTCAATATCGACCATGTCGCCACCCTGCGCCAGGCTCGCCTTGGCCAGGAGCCGGAACCGGTCACTGCCGCACATCTCTCGGAGATCGCCGGGGCCAGGGCCATCATCGTGCATCTTCGCGAAGACCGCCGCCACATACAGGACCGCGACGTTGCCCTCCTGCGCCAGCTCATAAAAACCAGACTGCACCTGGAGATGGCTGCCACCCAGGAAATGCACCGCCTGGCCCTGGGTATACGCCCGGACATGGTCTGCCTGGTGCCGGAAAAACGCCAGGAACTGACCACCGAGGGAGGCCTCAACTGCGTTGGCCGCGAAAAGGAGCTGGCGGACTACCTGGCCCCGCTGCACGACGCCGGGATCGGCTCCAGCCTGTTCATCGACGCCGACCCCGAGCAGATCAAGGCTGCCAAGGCTGCTGGAACGCATTACATCGAGATACACACCGGGGCCTATGCGGACGCCAAAACGCCCAAGGACCGCGAACGCGAGCTGGCCAAGGTGCTTAATGGCATCCGCCTGGGGCGCGACCTGGGGCTCAAGGTGAACCTGGGCCACGGGCTCAATTACGACAACATCTGGGCCTTCGCCAAGGTGACGGGCGTGAGCGAATACTCCATCGGCCACAGCATCATCTCGCGCGCGGTGCTCACGGGCATCACCGAAGCGGTGGAGAAGATGACTGGGATCATCCAGGGGTTTGTTGACTAAGCTGATGCAGGCGAGATTATGCCGTGGCAATGGAAGCCTCCGGCGGCCAAAGGGACACGTTCCTTTGGAATCCCTTTTATGGCGCCGGGTTCTGTTTGGCATCTTAAGCGCGCGATAGAGTATTGGAAAGGCACTATGATAGTCGGCTTGGGCATGGACATTACCGAACTGGACCGCATCGCCACGGTGTATGAACGCCATGGCGAGCGTTTCCTGGAGAAGATATTGACCCAGGCCGAGCGCGAAGCCATGCCCGCCAAGGCCGTTCCCTATCTGGCCGCGCGCTTCGCGGCCAAGGAAGCCGGAGCCAAGGCCCTGGGCACGGGATTTCGCGACGGCATCTGGTACAAGGACATCGAAGTCGTGTCGGACGCCATGGGCAAGCCGCGCGTGCTCTTTTACGGCCACGCCCGGGACCGGGCCATGGCCATGGGAGTCACGCACACCCATGTGAGCCTGACCCACGGCCGCGACGTGGCCGCCGCCGTGGTGGTTCTGGAAGCCCCATGAAAGGGGCGGACCCAACGAAAGATTTCATGACGCATCGCTGAACGAAAGCCCTGGAGGCTTTTTGTGATAGACACTCTCCTGTTTTCCCCGCTTCTCACGCCAACGGAAATGAACGCCTGGGACAAGGCCTCGTCCGCCATGGGCTTGAAGACTGAGCTTCTCATGGAGAACGCCAGCCGCGAAGCCCTGCACGCCCTTGAGGACAAACTCGGCGATTTGAGCGGCAAGACCGCAATCTGTTTCGCCGGGCCGGGAAACAACGGCGGCGACGCCATTGCCCTGTCCAGGCACCTCCAGGACGCAGGAGCGGAAGTCACGCTTTTTTTGACCCGGCCGGGCAAGGCCTATACCGGCGCGCCCGGCTTTCACCTGCGCCTGGCCAAGCGCGCCGGGGTTGAAGTGAAGCTCCTGACGCCCTCTGAAGCCGACAAGCTCGACTGCCCGGACATCGTGGTGGACGGCCTTTTGGGAACCGGCCTCACCGGGAAGCCGCGCCCCGAATACCGCGCCCACATCGACACGGTGAACAGGCTTGGCGAGAGAGCCTTCGTCTTATCGCTGGACATTCCGTCGGGCCTGTCCGGTCTCTCCGGCGCCCCGTCCCAATCCACGGTCATCGCGGAGATGACCGTGAGCTTCGAAGCGGCCAAGCTGGGGCTGTGCCTGCCCCAGGCCTCGCCCTACGTCGGCGAGTTGGTGGTGCGCCAGATCGGCATCCCGCGCTCCATCCGGGAAAAGCTGCCGCCGGTCCATCATCTTCTCACGCCCGGCCTGGCCCTGCTTCTGCCTGGGTTTGATTCGTCCATGCACAAAGGAGCGGCAGGAAAGTTGCTCATAGTGGGCGGCTCGCCGGGCCTGACCGGGGCTCCCGTGCTCGCGGCCATGGGCGCGCTCAGGGCCGGGTCCGGGCTGGTCACCGTGGCCTGCCCCAGAGGCATCGAACCCACGTTAAAGTCCGGATACCCCGACGTGATGACCATGCCGCTGGGGGAAGGCGAATCCTGGAACGCGGCCATGGCATCCACCTTGATCGAAAGGCTGCCCCAGTTCGATGCGGTGGTTCTGGGGCCAGGAATAGGGCGGGACTCCGGAGCCAGCAGTTTCCTGTCAGCCTTGGCGCCCGCATTTGCGGAGAACCGCGCCCAACCACAATCGGCACGCACCCCGGACAATGCCGGTCTGCCGAAATTCGTTC
This portion of the Desulfovibrio sp. genome encodes:
- a CDS encoding pyridoxine 5'-phosphate synthase — protein: MPILAVNIDHVATLRQARLGQEPEPVTAAHLSEIAGARAIIVHLREDRRHIQDRDVALLRQLIKTRLHLEMAATQEMHRLALGIRPDMVCLVPEKRQELTTEGGLNCVGREKELADYLAPLHDAGIGSSLFIDADPEQIKAAKAAGTHYIEIHTGAYADAKTPKDRERELAKVLNGIRLGRDLGLKVNLGHGLNYDNIWAFAKVTGVSEYSIGHSIISRAVLTGITEAVEKMTGIIQGFVD
- a CDS encoding holo-[acyl-carrier-protein] synthase, yielding MIVGLGMDITELDRIATVYERHGERFLEKILTQAEREAMPAKAVPYLAARFAAKEAGAKALGTGFRDGIWYKDIEVVSDAMGKPRVLFYGHARDRAMAMGVTHTHVSLTHGRDVAAAVVVLEAP
- a CDS encoding NAD(P)H-hydrate dehydratase yields the protein MNAWDKASSAMGLKTELLMENASREALHALEDKLGDLSGKTAICFAGPGNNGGDAIALSRHLQDAGAEVTLFLTRPGKAYTGAPGFHLRLAKRAGVEVKLLTPSEADKLDCPDIVVDGLLGTGLTGKPRPEYRAHIDTVNRLGERAFVLSLDIPSGLSGLSGAPSQSTVIAEMTVSFEAAKLGLCLPQASPYVGELVVRQIGIPRSIREKLPPVHHLLTPGLALLLPGFDSSMHKGAAGKLLIVGGSPGLTGAPVLAAMGALRAGSGLVTVACPRGIEPTLKSGYPDVMTMPLGEGESWNAAMASTLIERLPQFDAVVLGPGIGRDSGASSFLSALAPAFAENRAQPQSARTPDNAGLPKFVLDADALFWLAENPSPLPGAVITPHPGEAARILGKTVPEVEADRLAAVRELANRLGAAAVLKGPGTVICQAGGPSSQVFVSPFAEPNLAVGGSGDVLSGIVGSLLARALSPLLAACLGVYWHGLAGRLVSGEFPYRGNLASEIVQALPRALTEWLDAES